In Mauremys mutica isolate MM-2020 ecotype Southern chromosome 16, ASM2049712v1, whole genome shotgun sequence, one DNA window encodes the following:
- the LOC123351034 gene encoding fish-egg lectin-like, whose translation MMLWEFLLLLLPLLAGSSALDCIEIPGSLKQIDASNGQVFGVNSAGNIYTLYGDSWVQVPGSLKHVTVGPAGVWGVNNNNNIYKLVGGRWQQVTGLLKQIDAGGDMFVNGVNMNDDIYCLSRPPTVSVNSDSALPWVNIAGKLKYYSCGVWGCWGVNSADDIYFRFDVTPDPCAGSRWEQIPGKLSMIEVGTEGSVYGVNSAGQVYRREGITKSNPVGTSWTQVANFICNCKHVSYDLGLLWLITDQDKIVKCRI comes from the exons ATGATGCTCTGGGAgttcctgctgctgttgctgccccTGCTTGCAGGGAGCTCAG CTCTGGACTGCATTGAGATACCGGGGTCATTAAAGCAGATTGATGCCAGTAATGGGCAGGTGTTTGGAGTGAACAGCGCAGGCAATATTTACACGCTGTACGGAGACAGCTGGGTCCAGGTGCCGGGCTCCTTGAAACACGTCACGGTTGGTCCTGCCGGAGTCTGGGGtgtaaacaacaacaacaacatctaCAAGCTGGTGGGAGGACGCTGGCAACAAGTCACAG GGCTGCTCAAACAAATTGACGCGGGTGGAGACATGTTCGTCAATGGTGTCAACATGAATGATGACATCTACTGTCTGTCTCGTCCACCAACGGTCTCTGTGAACAGTGACTCTGCCTTGCCCTGGGTCAATATTGCAGGAAAGCTGAAGTACTACAGCTGTGgtgtgtggggctgctggggagttaACTCAGCTGACGATATCTATTTCCGGTTTGATGTCACCCCGGATCCTTGTGCAGGATCCAGGTGGGAGCAGATTCCAGGCAAGCTGTCCATGATTGAGGTCGGGACCGAAGGCTCTGTCTACGGCGTGAACAGTGCAGGACAAGTATATCGCAG GGAAGGAATCACTAAAAGCAACCCTGTCGGCACCAGCTGGACCCAGGTGGCCAATTTCATCTGCAACTGCAAACATGTGTCCTATGACCTGGGCCTGCTGTGGCTTATCACTGACCAGGACAAGATTGTGAAATGCCGGATCTAA